The sequence below is a genomic window from Labrys wisconsinensis.
CATGCCCAGCCTGTCCTTTCTCTATCCCCTGCTCGCCATCGTGCTGTGGGCCGGCAATGTGGTGGTCTCGCGCCTGTCGGCGCACGCTATCGGGCCGCAGGCGATCACCTTCTACCGCCTGCTGCTCGCCGCGGCGCTCATGAGCCTGTTCGTCGCCGCGCCGGCCTGGCGCAACCGGGCCGCCATCATGGCCGAGCTCGGCCGCCTCGGCGTGCTCGGCTTCCTGGCGATGTGCCTGTTCCAGAGCCTGTCCTATCTCGCGGCGGAGACGACCACGGCGACCAGCATGGCGGTCATCACCGCGCTGACGCCGCTGCTCACGGTCGGGCTCGGCGCGGCGCTGCTGGGCGAGCCGCCGACCGTCGGCATGGCCGGGGGCGGCGCCCTGTCGCTCGCCGGCCTCGTCTGGCTCGTCAGCGGCGGCGAGCCGGCCCGGCTCGTCGACGGCGGCCTGCATGCCGGCGACGGGCTCATGCTGCTGGCGGCCCTGGCCTATGCGCTCTACGGCGTGCTGCTGAAGCGCTGGAGCCTGCCGCTGCCGGTCTGGCAGTCCACCTATGTGCAGGCGCTGTGCGCGCTGGCGATCATGCTGCCGGCCTTCCTCGCCACGCCCGAGCCGGCGCGCCGGCTCGATGCGGCGACCCTGCCGCTCGTCGCCTATGCCGGCGTCTGCGCTTCGGTGGTGCTGCCCTTCCTGTGGATCCGCGGCGTCCAGCGGCTGGGGCCGAGCCGCTGCGCCATCTTCATGAACCTGCTGCCGGTCCTCACCGCGGCAGCGGCCATCGTCATGCTCGGCGAGCCGGTGCAGCCGTTCCATCTCGTCGGCGGCGCCATGGCCCTGGCGGGCGTGGCCGTGGCGCAGATGCTGCGCCGGCCCCTGGCGCGAGCGCGGCGGGCCGAGGGATGAACGCCATGCACGAGACCGCCGATCACGACCTCCTGCAGCGCATCGCCGAGGCGCTCGAGCGCCTGGCGCCGCCTCTGCGACGCAGTGCGGCTCGCGCTCCGGCCGGACGGCCTGGCAGTTCGTGCAGGACCTGGCCGGCCGCCTGCAGGACGCCGCTCTGGACGCGTGAGCCCTGGCCGCTCGCCGCCGCTCCGGGCGGAAGCCCTTGACGGCGGCGGCCGGGAGTCCTTGTCTCCGCATAGCCTGCCGCCGGGACCGATCGCGATGAGGCTGCTTATCGTCGAGGACAGCGCGCGCCTGCGCGAGCTGCTCACCGACCGCGTCCACGATGCGGGCTGGCGGGTGGACTGCGTCGACACCGCCGCCGGAACGCTCGCCGCCGCCCGGGCCGTCACCTACGACCTCGCGCTGGTCGATCTCGGCCTGCCCGACGGCGACGGCCTCATTCTGATCCGCGACCTGCGCCGCGGCGGCTTCGCCGCGCCGATCCTGGTGATCACCGCCCGCGGCTCGATCGGAGACCGGGTCGCGGCGCTCGACGGCGGAGCCGACGACTATCTGGTCAAGCCGTTCAACCATGTCGAGCTGCTGGCGCGCTGCCGGGCGCTGCTGCGGCGCCGGCCGAGCCATGTCGGCGAGGTGGTCGAGCTCGGCGGCCTCGCCTTCGACCTCGCCACCGGCACGGTGTCGGCGGCGGGCCAGCCCCTGCCCATGGCGCCGCGCGAGCGCTCGGTGCTGGAGCTCCTGGTGCGCAATGCCGGGCGCGTCGTCACCAAGCAGTCGATCGAGACCGCATTGTCGGAGATCGGCGAGGAGATCTCGACCAATGCGGTCGAGCTCGCCGTGTCCCGGCTGCGCCGGCGCCTGCAGCCCTTCGCGCTCGACGCCGCGATCGAGACGGTGCGCGGCATCGGCTATCTCCTGCGCCGGACCCAGAGCCATGGCTGACGCCGCCCGCCGATCGCCGTCCCTGACGCGGATCGTCGCCCTGCGCATCACCCTGTTCGCGATCCTGGCCGCGGCGGTGCAGGCGGCGATGGTCTTCGCCGATTACTACTTCCGCGACGACAGGCTCGCGGTGATGATGATCCAGAGCGAGACGGAGGCCCTGGCGGCGGGCGTGACCGGCGTCCGCGGCCGGCTGGCCTACAGCCTGCCGACGGGTCTGGAGCGCTACGGACCCCTCGACAGCAACTATGTCGCCCGGATCCGGACGGCATCGGGCCAGATACTCTACACCGACTGCGACAGGCGCTGCGACGACAACCTGCTGCCGCCGGCAGTGGACCCGCCTGAACTGTGGTCGCGGCGGCTGAACCGGGGCAAGCCGATCGCCGTGGCCGGCGGGCGGTCCTTCACCATCGGCGGCGAGGTGCTCTTCGTCGAGATCGGCATCCGGGACGATACGCACGGCGTGACCTGGAGGGTGCTGGGCCGCAGGTTCATCGAACGCCTCGCGGTGCCGATGTCGATCATGCTGGCCTGCATCCTGCTCGGCACGGTGGTCTCGGTGCGCTATGCGCTGCGCCCGGTCGCCCGGGCGGCGCGCGAGGCCGAGCACGTCGACCCGCTCGACCCCGGCCACCGCATCAGCCAGTCGGGCATGCCGCGCGAGGTCGCCGACCTCGCCGCCGCGGTGAACCGCAGCCTGTCGCGCATC
It includes:
- a CDS encoding DMT family transporter; this translates as MPSLSFLYPLLAIVLWAGNVVVSRLSAHAIGPQAITFYRLLLAAALMSLFVAAPAWRNRAAIMAELGRLGVLGFLAMCLFQSLSYLAAETTTATSMAVITALTPLLTVGLGAALLGEPPTVGMAGGGALSLAGLVWLVSGGEPARLVDGGLHAGDGLMLLAALAYALYGVLLKRWSLPLPVWQSTYVQALCALAIMLPAFLATPEPARRLDAATLPLVAYAGVCASVVLPFLWIRGVQRLGPSRCAIFMNLLPVLTAAAAIVMLGEPVQPFHLVGGAMALAGVAVAQMLRRPLARARRAEG
- a CDS encoding response regulator, which codes for MRLLIVEDSARLRELLTDRVHDAGWRVDCVDTAAGTLAAARAVTYDLALVDLGLPDGDGLILIRDLRRGGFAAPILVITARGSIGDRVAALDGGADDYLVKPFNHVELLARCRALLRRRPSHVGEVVELGGLAFDLATGTVSAAGQPLPMAPRERSVLELLVRNAGRVVTKQSIETALSEIGEEISTNAVELAVSRLRRRLQPFALDAAIETVRGIGYLLRRTQSHG
- a CDS encoding ATP-binding protein, with product MADAARRSPSLTRIVALRITLFAILAAAVQAAMVFADYYFRDDRLAVMMIQSETEALAAGVTGVRGRLAYSLPTGLERYGPLDSNYVARIRTASGQILYTDCDRRCDDNLLPPAVDPPELWSRRLNRGKPIAVAGGRSFTIGGEVLFVEIGIRDDTHGVTWRVLGRRFIERLAVPMSIMLACILLGTVVSVRYALRPVARAAREAEHVDPLDPGHRISQSGMPREVADLAAAVNRSLSRIGALMTSQRLFTTAVAHEIRTPLAMMKLELGAIADPGARKVEEDIDRLAGFIGQITALGRLESTDRTVFRPVDLAETARRVVADIAPWVYDQDHAIAFFDAGAAPVDGHAALLDDAVRNLVENAVRHTPAGTAVEVTAGPGAALSVSDNAGLFGAERRDEAAARPAGVGLEIVRRIMVLHKGRLVVAVAPARRTAMRLDFEADGGAAA